In the genome of Methanopyrus kandleri AV19, one region contains:
- a CDS encoding isocitrate/isopropylmalate dehydrogenase family protein, with translation MNASPTVVVIPGDGIGPEVIDAALKVVRAVLGDELEIVEEQAGYSLWKKRGVTIEDETIERCREADAMLFGACTTPEDPEAKSPIVTLRKELGLYANVRPARSWPVPRPVDTEFDLVIVRENTEGLYTGCECEIHDGVTVALRKISEEGTRRVAEVACDLAEERSGRVTIVHKANVLKLTCGTFKRVAAETVERRGLEWDDEYVDAAAYKLVREPDSFDVILTSNLFGDILSDLAAGLMGSLGLAPSANLGDDAALFEPVHGSAPDIAGKGIANPVAAILSAAMMLDHLGYGEEARIIERAVEEVLREGVRTPDLGGSATTEEVAEAIAERVATG, from the coding sequence GTGAACGCGTCGCCGACCGTCGTGGTAATCCCCGGGGACGGGATCGGGCCGGAAGTCATCGACGCGGCCCTGAAGGTCGTGCGGGCGGTTCTGGGTGACGAACTCGAGATCGTGGAGGAACAGGCCGGGTACTCGCTGTGGAAGAAGAGGGGAGTCACGATCGAGGACGAGACGATCGAGCGCTGCCGCGAGGCGGACGCCATGCTCTTCGGCGCGTGCACGACTCCGGAGGACCCGGAGGCCAAGAGTCCCATCGTGACGCTGCGGAAAGAGCTCGGACTCTACGCCAACGTCCGTCCCGCTCGCTCCTGGCCCGTACCGCGACCTGTCGACACCGAGTTCGACCTGGTGATCGTCCGGGAGAACACCGAGGGTCTCTACACCGGATGCGAGTGCGAGATCCACGACGGTGTTACCGTCGCCCTGCGTAAGATCTCCGAGGAGGGTACGCGCAGGGTCGCTGAGGTCGCCTGCGATCTCGCCGAGGAGCGCTCCGGTCGCGTGACGATAGTGCACAAGGCCAACGTGCTGAAGCTCACGTGCGGAACGTTCAAGCGCGTCGCGGCGGAAACCGTGGAGCGTCGCGGTCTGGAGTGGGACGACGAGTACGTGGACGCGGCGGCGTACAAGCTGGTGCGTGAGCCGGACAGCTTCGACGTGATCCTCACCTCCAACCTGTTCGGGGACATACTCTCGGACCTGGCGGCGGGTCTGATGGGGAGCCTCGGGCTCGCACCCAGCGCGAACCTGGGGGACGACGCCGCCCTATTCGAGCCTGTACACGGGTCGGCACCCGACATCGCGGGTAAGGGGATCGCGAACCCGGTGGCGGCGATCCTCTCGGCCGCCATGATGCTGGATCACCTCGGGTACGGGGAGGAGGCTCGGATCATCGAGCGTGCCGTCGAGGAGGTGCTGCGCGAGGGCGTGAGGACTCCCGACCTCGGCGGTTCCGCGACCACGGAGGAGGTGGCCGAGGCGATCGCGGAGCGTGTGGCTACCGGGTGA
- a CDS encoding ribonuclease P protein component 1: protein MPITPRNIVRHELIGLECRVVKSLGPPYEGLEGRIVDETKNTLVLKTESGEKVIVKDQVLLELKLPSGERVRVDGALLVGRPEERLSKRIKYAEVVRGRFDPEDYLD from the coding sequence TTGCCGATCACCCCGCGCAACATCGTCCGACACGAGCTCATTGGCCTGGAGTGTCGGGTGGTGAAGTCGCTCGGGCCCCCGTACGAGGGCCTGGAAGGCAGGATCGTGGACGAAACGAAGAACACCCTGGTGTTGAAGACGGAGTCCGGTGAAAAGGTTATAGTGAAAGATCAGGTGCTGCTCGAGCTCAAGCTTCCGTCGGGCGAGAGGGTACGCGTTGACGGTGCCCTGCTCGTGGGTCGTCCGGAGGAAAGGCTTTCTAAGCGGATCAAATACGCGGAGGTCGTGCGCGGTAGGTTCGATCCGGAGGACTACCTGGATTGA
- a CDS encoding 30S ribosomal protein S17, which yields MAKDIGLGVKPPRRECDDPNCPFHGNLRVRGMILEGVVVSDRMDKTVIVEREYYRYDRKYERWERRRSRIPAHNPPCIDAQEGDKVRIAECRPLSKTKSFVVIEVLERAQER from the coding sequence ATGGCGAAAGACATCGGGCTCGGCGTCAAGCCACCGCGGAGGGAGTGCGACGATCCGAACTGCCCGTTCCACGGTAACCTGAGGGTCCGTGGGATGATCCTCGAGGGTGTCGTGGTGAGCGACCGGATGGACAAGACCGTGATCGTGGAGCGCGAGTACTACCGGTACGACCGGAAGTACGAGCGTTGGGAGCGTAGACGCTCCAGGATCCCGGCCCACAACCCGCCCTGCATCGACGCCCAGGAAGGTGACAAGGTCCGGATCGCGGAGTGCCGGCCCCTGAGCAAGACGAAGAGCTTCGTCGTGATCGAAGTCCTCGAACGTGCACAGGAGAGGTAG
- a CDS encoding 50S ribosomal protein L14, with the protein MKAIKAKSPHAALPVGARLVCADNTGARELQIIAVKGYKGVRRRLPNAGIGDMVVCSVKEGTPDMRKEVVNAVIVRQRKEYRRPDGTRVKFEDNAAVIVTPDGAPRGSEIRGPVAKEAAERWPRIGSIASIIV; encoded by the coding sequence GTGAAGGCGATTAAGGCGAAGTCCCCGCATGCCGCGCTACCGGTGGGCGCGCGGCTGGTCTGCGCGGACAACACGGGTGCCAGGGAGCTCCAGATCATCGCCGTGAAGGGCTACAAGGGCGTCCGTAGGAGGCTACCGAACGCCGGGATCGGCGACATGGTAGTGTGCTCGGTGAAGGAAGGTACTCCGGACATGCGAAAGGAAGTCGTGAACGCCGTCATCGTGCGTCAGCGCAAGGAGTACCGCCGTCCCGACGGAACGCGCGTGAAGTTCGAGGACAACGCGGCCGTCATCGTGACGCCGGACGGAGCCCCGCGAGGCTCCGAGATCAGGGGCCCCGTGGCCAAGGAGGCCGCGGAGCGCTGGCCCAGGATCGGTAGCATCGCGAGCATCATCGTCTAG
- the rplX gene encoding 50S ribosomal protein L24, which translates to MRWTKSSQPRKQRKAFFNAPLHKRQKLMSATLHPELRKKFNRRSLPVRRGDMVRIMRGDFKGHEGEVVEVDLKRLRIYVEGATIERANGEKVYYPIHPSNVMIIEPNLDDPMRRKIIERSGGTPEVEAVPEKSEEEKEEKEKEEEKSEE; encoded by the coding sequence TTGCGCTGGACGAAGTCCAGTCAGCCGAGGAAGCAGCGTAAGGCCTTCTTCAACGCCCCGCTACACAAGCGCCAGAAGCTCATGAGCGCCACGCTCCACCCGGAGCTCAGGAAGAAGTTCAACCGTCGGAGCCTGCCGGTCCGGAGGGGAGACATGGTCAGGATCATGCGCGGTGACTTCAAGGGTCACGAGGGCGAGGTCGTCGAGGTGGACCTGAAACGCCTACGTATCTACGTGGAGGGTGCCACGATCGAGAGGGCGAACGGAGAGAAGGTGTACTACCCGATCCACCCCTCGAACGTGATGATCATCGAGCCGAACCTGGACGACCCGATGCGGCGTAAGATCATAGAGCGCTCCGGTGGCACCCCCGAGGTCGAGGCCGTACCCGAGAAGTCCGAAGAGGAGAAGGAGGAGAAAGAGAAAGAGGAGGAAAAGTCCGAGGAGTGA
- a CDS encoding 30S ribosomal protein S4e — MGRARSGPKRHVKRLAAPYAWPIPRKEGGKFAPRPYPGPHTMDTSVPLLILVRDMLGYADYAREARKIITRGEIYVDGVVRKEPKFPVGIMDVVEIPRTGDRYRVVMNEHHRLDVVPISEEEARVKVCRIKNKTYVRGGNLQITMHDGKNWLVEIEDPTDPKEDVYSVGDSLVLELPEPDSGESWKVVDHIPFEEGVWVYAMTGRHSGEVGRVVEIQTFEGPQEDLITVENPEGDQFQTTKGRLIAIGKDEPLVTVRKEE, encoded by the coding sequence TTGGGTCGCGCGCGTAGTGGTCCGAAGCGTCACGTGAAGCGTCTCGCGGCCCCGTACGCCTGGCCGATCCCGAGGAAGGAAGGTGGTAAGTTCGCACCGAGGCCGTACCCCGGACCGCACACCATGGACACGAGCGTGCCGCTGCTGATCCTGGTACGCGACATGCTGGGATACGCCGACTACGCCCGGGAGGCCCGGAAGATCATCACGCGCGGTGAGATCTACGTCGACGGCGTGGTGAGGAAGGAGCCGAAGTTCCCGGTGGGCATCATGGACGTGGTGGAGATCCCGCGCACCGGGGACAGGTACCGCGTGGTCATGAACGAGCACCACCGCCTGGACGTCGTGCCGATCTCCGAAGAGGAGGCCAGGGTGAAGGTCTGCCGGATCAAGAACAAGACCTACGTGAGGGGCGGCAACCTCCAGATCACGATGCACGACGGTAAGAACTGGCTCGTCGAGATCGAGGACCCGACGGACCCGAAGGAGGATGTCTACAGCGTGGGAGACAGCCTCGTGCTCGAGCTCCCGGAGCCGGACAGCGGTGAGAGCTGGAAGGTCGTGGATCACATCCCGTTCGAGGAAGGTGTCTGGGTGTACGCGATGACCGGCCGACACTCGGGCGAGGTGGGTCGTGTCGTCGAGATCCAGACATTCGAGGGTCCGCAGGAGGACCTCATCACCGTCGAGAACCCGGAGGGAGACCAGTTCCAGACCACGAAGGGCCGGCTCATCGCGATCGGTAAGGACGAGCCGCTGGTCACCGTGAGGAAGGAGGAGTAG
- a CDS encoding 50S ribosomal protein L5 → MSVVDEETRRKILEDWESNPMRKPRVGKVTVNIGVGESGDRLQKAYELLQELTGQKPVYTRAKQTNPSFGIRRGQPIGVKVDLRREQAIEFLDWTLDAVDRELHESQFDEFGNVCFGLEEHIALEGVEYDPEIGIFGMDIAVTLERPGFRVMRRRRCRRPVPRRHRLTKEEGIVFMEEEFDVEVLP, encoded by the coding sequence TTGTCCGTCGTCGACGAGGAGACCCGGCGTAAGATCCTGGAGGACTGGGAGAGCAACCCGATGCGGAAGCCGCGCGTGGGTAAGGTCACCGTGAACATAGGCGTCGGCGAGTCCGGGGACCGGCTACAGAAGGCCTACGAGCTCCTCCAGGAGCTCACCGGGCAGAAGCCCGTCTACACCCGGGCCAAGCAGACGAACCCGAGCTTCGGGATCCGACGCGGCCAGCCCATCGGAGTGAAGGTGGACCTGCGTCGGGAGCAGGCGATCGAGTTCCTCGACTGGACGCTGGACGCCGTCGACAGGGAGCTCCACGAGTCGCAGTTCGACGAGTTCGGTAACGTGTGCTTCGGTCTGGAGGAGCACATCGCCCTCGAGGGCGTCGAGTACGACCCGGAGATCGGTATCTTCGGTATGGACATCGCCGTGACCCTGGAGCGCCCGGGCTTCCGGGTTATGAGGAGACGCCGCTGTCGTCGCCCCGTCCCGCGCCGGCACCGGCTGACCAAGGAGGAGGGCATAGTCTTCATGGAGGAGGAGTTCGACGTGGAGGTCCTGCCCTGA
- a CDS encoding 30S ribosomal protein S14: MARREFGKGARRCRRCGDTHGVIQKYGIMLCRQCFREVAEKMGFKKYN; this comes from the coding sequence ATGGCGAGGAGGGAGTTCGGCAAGGGCGCACGCCGGTGCCGGCGCTGCGGTGACACGCACGGAGTCATACAGAAGTACGGTATCATGTTGTGCAGGCAGTGTTTCCGAGAAGTGGCCGAAAAGATGGGGTTCAAGAAGTACAACTGA
- a CDS encoding 30S ribosomal protein S8 gives MTLMDPLADAMATIKNNEMVGNKECVIEPASKLIGRVLKVMQEYGYIGSFEFIDDGRSGKFLVKLVGRINDCGVIKPRHPVKKDEWEYWEQRYLPARDFGLLIVTTPEGVMSHYEAKERGIGGRLLAYVY, from the coding sequence TTGACCTTGATGGACCCGCTCGCGGACGCGATGGCCACGATCAAGAACAACGAGATGGTAGGTAACAAGGAGTGCGTGATCGAGCCGGCATCCAAGCTCATCGGCCGCGTGCTGAAGGTAATGCAGGAGTACGGTTACATCGGTAGCTTCGAGTTCATCGACGACGGTCGCTCCGGGAAGTTCCTCGTCAAGCTGGTCGGCCGGATCAACGACTGCGGTGTGATCAAGCCCAGGCACCCGGTCAAGAAGGACGAGTGGGAGTACTGGGAGCAGCGCTACCTGCCGGCCCGAGACTTCGGTCTCCTGATCGTGACCACTCCCGAGGGCGTCATGAGCCACTACGAGGCGAAGGAGAGGGGCATCGGCGGACGGCTGCTCGCGTACGTGTACTGA
- a CDS encoding 50S ribosomal protein L6, whose protein sequence is MPGVIVMEERVKIKDDVEIEISQREDRRYEVTVKGPKGEVTKEFYYPDVYLWVEDDEVVIAATRSNRRQKAILGMIKAYIENMQKGVTEGHEYKLKLVYSHFPPEVKVDQKEGKVYIENFMGENVPRVAEIVDPENTEVIVQGQDIIVRGIDKEAVGQTAANLEQATYIKDRDPRVFQDGIYIVEKDGKKIV, encoded by the coding sequence ATTCCCGGCGTCATCGTGATGGAGGAACGCGTCAAGATCAAGGACGACGTCGAGATCGAGATCTCCCAGCGCGAGGACCGGCGGTACGAGGTCACCGTCAAGGGTCCGAAGGGCGAGGTCACGAAGGAGTTCTACTACCCGGACGTGTACCTCTGGGTCGAGGACGACGAGGTCGTGATCGCCGCCACGAGGTCCAACCGGCGTCAGAAGGCCATCCTAGGCATGATCAAGGCCTACATCGAGAACATGCAGAAGGGCGTCACCGAGGGCCACGAGTACAAGCTCAAGCTGGTGTACTCGCACTTCCCGCCGGAGGTCAAGGTGGATCAGAAGGAGGGCAAGGTCTACATCGAGAACTTCATGGGTGAGAACGTGCCGCGCGTCGCCGAGATCGTGGACCCGGAGAACACCGAGGTCATTGTGCAGGGCCAGGACATCATCGTGCGTGGTATCGACAAGGAGGCTGTCGGACAGACCGCCGCGAACCTGGAGCAGGCCACGTACATCAAGGATCGGGACCCGCGTGTGTTCCAGGACGGTATCTACATCGTCGAGAAGGACGGCAAGAAGATCGTGTAA
- a CDS encoding 50S ribosomal protein L32e: protein MVRNPNLSKEEERLLKLREELKRKKPKFRRQEWHRYKKLGEKWRRPKGRHSKMRRKLKSKPKMPNPGYGSPKKVRGLHPSGYEEVLVYNPKDLEKIDPKRQAARIASRVGRRKRQEILEKAEELGIVVLNA from the coding sequence TTGGTCCGGAACCCGAACCTCTCCAAGGAGGAGGAGCGCCTGCTCAAGCTCCGGGAGGAACTCAAGCGGAAGAAGCCGAAGTTCCGCCGGCAGGAGTGGCACCGGTACAAGAAACTGGGTGAGAAGTGGCGCCGGCCGAAGGGCCGCCACAGCAAGATGCGCAGGAAGCTCAAGAGCAAGCCGAAGATGCCGAACCCGGGGTACGGCTCCCCGAAGAAGGTCCGAGGCCTGCACCCGTCCGGGTACGAGGAGGTGCTGGTGTACAACCCGAAGGACCTGGAGAAGATCGACCCGAAGCGTCAGGCCGCGCGCATCGCCAGTCGAGTGGGTAGGAGGAAGCGCCAGGAGATCCTCGAGAAGGCCGAAGAACTGGGGATCGTCGTCCTGAACGCGTGA
- the purM gene encoding phosphoribosylformylglycinamidine cyclo-ligase — protein MTYKDAGVDIDKEAFAVRAIRDVLEKYKVEPEGCREVEGIGHYAAVLEVHGELLTLNVDGVGSKVLVAQLVGRYDTVGIDAIAMNANDAVCLGARPLAFLDYLAMEDPDPDVCAEIAEGLGKGAREAGAPIVGGELATLPEVIRGKEEGRGFDLVVACLGRVEGDPITGEDVEPGDAIVGLRSSGIHSNGLTLARKVLLSEYDVHDELPHGRTVAEELLEPTRIYVRPVMEVLRDYEVRGIAHITGGGVENLKRLRDDVRYVLDDPFEPHPVFEIIRELGNVPVEEMYRTFNMGMGMALIVPEEEAEDVVDTVSKHVEAKIVGHVEEGRGVVVHMDGHEVKL, from the coding sequence ATGACCTACAAGGACGCCGGAGTGGACATCGACAAGGAGGCGTTCGCCGTCCGGGCGATCCGGGACGTGCTGGAGAAGTACAAGGTGGAGCCGGAGGGCTGCCGGGAGGTCGAGGGCATCGGCCACTACGCCGCCGTGCTCGAGGTGCACGGGGAACTGCTGACGCTCAACGTGGACGGCGTGGGGTCCAAGGTCCTCGTCGCCCAGCTGGTCGGCCGGTACGACACCGTCGGCATCGACGCGATAGCCATGAACGCGAACGACGCGGTGTGCCTCGGGGCGCGGCCGCTGGCCTTCCTCGACTACCTGGCGATGGAGGATCCCGACCCCGACGTCTGCGCGGAGATCGCGGAGGGACTCGGCAAGGGAGCCCGAGAGGCGGGTGCCCCGATCGTCGGCGGCGAGCTGGCGACGCTCCCGGAGGTGATCCGCGGAAAGGAGGAAGGACGTGGGTTCGACCTCGTGGTCGCCTGTCTGGGTCGGGTCGAGGGGGACCCGATCACGGGGGAGGACGTGGAACCCGGCGACGCGATCGTGGGACTGCGGAGCTCCGGGATCCACAGCAACGGCCTGACGCTAGCTAGGAAGGTCCTCCTCTCGGAGTACGACGTGCACGACGAGCTCCCGCACGGTAGGACCGTGGCCGAGGAGCTCCTCGAACCGACGCGCATCTACGTCCGGCCCGTGATGGAGGTACTGCGGGACTACGAGGTGCGCGGAATCGCCCACATCACCGGGGGTGGAGTGGAGAACCTGAAGCGGCTCCGAGACGACGTGCGCTACGTGCTGGACGACCCGTTCGAGCCGCATCCCGTGTTCGAGATAATCAGGGAGCTGGGGAACGTGCCCGTCGAAGAGATGTACCGTACGTTCAACATGGGAATGGGCATGGCGTTGATCGTCCCGGAGGAGGAGGCCGAAGACGTCGTCGACACGGTGTCGAAGCACGTGGAGGCGAAGATCGTGGGACACGTGGAGGAGGGACGCGGGGTGGTCGTCCACATGGACGGGCACGAGGTGAAACTCTGA
- a CDS encoding beta-CASP ribonuclease aCPSF1 — MSERRGGEKTLEEVKKKVMERVEEVLPSDVVVTDVDFEGPEVVLYTNSPHSFVKDDSDLVTRLAKALRKRVKIRPNPAALSPAKEAKKVILKIIPEEAGVSERDLLFLDTGEVVIFSKKPGLVIGKRGKNVHRISRDTGWVPRIYRQPPIPSKTVNTTRRLILSDDSRRKFLRNVSARIFCGRTRSRGTESRWARVSALGGFQEVGRSSLFLHTEESRVLLDCGVNVAANGTDAYPHFNVPEFRMDDLDAIVITHAHLDHCGFLPYFYRHKVIESRVPVYCTPPTRDLMYLLLTDYIKVLEKRGQEPPYTEKDVKKVIKRTITIDYREPTDITPDMSITFYNAGHILGSASVHVFLQDKGHNFVYTGDINPTPSRLLEGADNRFKRVDSMVVEATYGDSRHGSRRKEENRFRKIVRDTLKKGGKVLIPSFAVGRAQEVMLVLEDMHRKDELEGPVYLDGMIYEATAIHTAYPEYLNRRLQHRILHEDDDPFTSEVFEPVEGSDHRQAIMEDDEPAVILSTSGMLEGGPILEYLRELSDDPKNTLIFVGYQAEGTLGRQIQEGAKEVPLPTPTGKTETLRIELRVETVSGFSGHGDKIELTKYVRSIRPSPPSKVFTNHGEPRACKYFSNHLRRTVRKVFSMAPENLECFRLT; from the coding sequence TTGAGCGAGCGAAGAGGCGGCGAAAAGACGTTGGAAGAGGTCAAAAAGAAGGTCATGGAGAGAGTCGAGGAAGTGCTGCCTTCGGACGTCGTCGTGACCGACGTAGACTTCGAAGGTCCCGAGGTCGTCCTGTACACCAACTCACCGCACTCCTTCGTCAAGGACGATTCGGACCTGGTCACGAGATTGGCTAAAGCCCTGAGGAAACGTGTCAAGATAAGACCTAATCCCGCCGCGCTCTCCCCGGCCAAGGAGGCCAAGAAGGTCATCCTGAAGATCATCCCGGAGGAGGCCGGGGTCAGCGAACGGGACCTGCTGTTCCTGGACACCGGAGAGGTAGTGATCTTCTCGAAGAAACCCGGACTGGTGATCGGCAAGCGCGGGAAGAACGTGCACAGGATCTCCCGGGATACCGGCTGGGTACCGCGGATCTACAGGCAACCACCGATCCCGTCGAAGACCGTGAACACGACACGCCGACTGATACTCTCGGACGACTCGCGCCGCAAGTTCCTGAGGAACGTCAGCGCCCGGATCTTCTGCGGTCGAACGCGGAGCCGCGGCACCGAGTCACGGTGGGCCCGGGTCAGCGCCTTGGGAGGCTTCCAGGAGGTCGGACGCTCCTCACTGTTCCTACACACCGAGGAGAGCCGCGTGCTCCTGGACTGCGGTGTGAACGTGGCCGCGAACGGTACGGACGCCTATCCGCACTTCAACGTCCCGGAGTTCCGTATGGACGACCTCGACGCGATCGTGATCACGCACGCACACCTGGACCACTGCGGCTTCCTGCCGTACTTCTACCGACACAAGGTCATCGAGAGCCGGGTCCCGGTCTACTGCACGCCGCCGACCCGCGACCTCATGTACCTGCTCTTGACGGACTACATCAAGGTCCTCGAGAAGCGCGGCCAGGAGCCCCCGTACACCGAGAAGGACGTCAAGAAGGTCATCAAGCGCACGATCACGATCGACTACCGGGAGCCCACCGACATCACGCCCGACATGAGCATCACCTTCTACAACGCCGGACACATCCTGGGATCGGCCTCCGTGCACGTGTTCCTCCAGGACAAGGGCCACAACTTCGTGTACACGGGCGACATCAACCCGACCCCGTCCCGGTTGCTCGAGGGCGCGGACAACCGGTTCAAGCGGGTCGACTCGATGGTCGTCGAGGCCACCTACGGTGACTCGCGACACGGGAGCCGTCGTAAGGAGGAGAACCGGTTCAGGAAGATCGTGCGGGACACGCTGAAGAAGGGCGGTAAGGTGCTCATACCGTCCTTCGCCGTCGGACGCGCCCAGGAGGTCATGCTCGTCCTGGAGGACATGCACCGCAAGGACGAGCTCGAGGGCCCGGTGTACTTGGACGGTATGATTTACGAGGCGACGGCCATCCACACGGCGTACCCGGAGTACCTCAACCGCCGCCTGCAGCACAGGATCCTACACGAGGACGACGACCCGTTCACCTCGGAAGTCTTCGAGCCCGTGGAGGGCTCGGACCACCGCCAGGCGATCATGGAGGACGACGAACCCGCGGTCATCCTCTCGACCTCGGGTATGCTCGAGGGGGGCCCGATCCTGGAGTACCTGCGCGAGCTCTCCGACGATCCCAAGAACACGCTGATCTTCGTGGGTTACCAGGCCGAGGGCACGCTCGGAAGGCAGATCCAGGAGGGTGCCAAGGAGGTCCCGCTGCCCACGCCCACGGGCAAGACGGAGACCCTACGGATCGAGCTCCGCGTCGAGACCGTGAGCGGGTTCAGTGGACACGGCGACAAGATCGAGCTCACCAAATACGTGCGGTCGATACGTCCGTCGCCGCCGTCGAAGGTCTTCACGAACCACGGCGAGCCGCGCGCGTGTAAGTACTTCTCCAACCACCTGCGCCGCACGGTCAGGAAGGTCTTTTCCATGGCGCCCGAGAACCTGGAGTGCTTCCGTCTCACTTAG
- the psmB gene encoding archaeal proteasome endopeptidase complex subunit beta, producing MKELDQLTKGTTTVGILADKGVVLAADRRAVMGNLIAGKQVKKIFRIHDYIGVTTAGSVADAQKIVDLMRAEARLYELRHNRMISARALANMISHVLHSSLKAFRPYLVQLIVGGFNDDDPALYNLDPSGSIIEEDYTATGSGSPTAYGVLEAEYEEGMSLDDAIEVAVRAVKSALERDTGTGEGVTVVTITREEGYRELPEEEVEKLLS from the coding sequence ATGAAGGAGCTGGACCAGCTCACTAAGGGAACCACGACCGTCGGCATACTGGCCGATAAAGGGGTCGTGTTGGCCGCCGACCGGCGAGCCGTGATGGGCAACCTGATCGCGGGCAAGCAGGTGAAGAAAATCTTCCGCATCCACGACTACATCGGCGTGACCACGGCCGGCTCGGTGGCCGACGCCCAGAAGATCGTCGACCTCATGCGGGCGGAGGCCAGACTGTACGAGCTGAGGCACAACCGGATGATCAGCGCCAGGGCGCTGGCCAACATGATCTCGCACGTGCTGCACTCGAGCCTCAAGGCGTTCCGCCCGTACCTCGTGCAACTCATCGTGGGCGGGTTCAACGACGACGATCCGGCGCTGTACAACCTGGACCCCAGCGGATCGATCATCGAGGAGGACTACACGGCCACGGGTTCTGGCTCTCCGACGGCCTACGGTGTGCTGGAGGCCGAGTACGAGGAAGGGATGTCGTTGGACGACGCGATCGAGGTGGCCGTCCGGGCCGTGAAATCCGCGCTCGAACGCGATACCGGTACCGGTGAGGGGGTGACCGTGGTAACCATCACCCGGGAGGAGGGGTACCGAGAGCTACCCGAGGAGGAGGTGGAGAAGCTCCTCTCGTGA
- the proS gene encoding proline--tRNA ligase, whose amino-acid sequence MEFSEWYAEVLRSAEIMDVRYPVKGMYVWLPYGFEIRQRVVEKLRRKLRETGHEEVLFPTLIPETQLKKESEHIAGFEDEVYWVTHGGLKELDEKLALRPTSETAIYPMFALWIRSHADLPLKIFQIVNTFRYETKHTRPLIRMREITTFKEAHTAHATEEEAEEQVKEAVEIYSSFFDELGIPYIASVRPEWDKFPGAEYTVAFDTLMPDGRTLQIGTVHMLGQNFARTFEVTYETEEGDQEYVYMTCYGISDRVVASMIAIHGDERGLVLPPDVAPYQVVMVPILKKGVRRKILERAAEVEEMLREEGVRVKVDDRDMSPGRKFHYWELKGVPLRIELGARELEEGTAVVFRRDELERETYAFEELPDVVPELLEDIAMELRKRAREKFEKGIFRTDSPEEARRLVGEGIVETGWCGSERCGVRMEEEFGGDVLGTPYPEEDTEFERCPICGETAEYTVRIAKTY is encoded by the coding sequence TTGGAGTTCTCGGAGTGGTACGCGGAGGTCTTGCGCAGCGCGGAGATAATGGACGTGAGGTACCCCGTTAAGGGTATGTACGTGTGGCTACCGTATGGGTTCGAGATCCGACAGCGGGTAGTCGAGAAGCTGAGGCGCAAGCTGAGGGAGACCGGGCACGAGGAAGTACTGTTCCCGACGCTGATTCCGGAGACCCAGCTGAAGAAGGAATCCGAGCACATAGCAGGGTTCGAGGACGAGGTGTACTGGGTGACCCACGGGGGTCTCAAGGAGCTCGACGAGAAGCTGGCGCTGCGGCCGACCAGCGAGACGGCGATCTACCCGATGTTCGCGCTGTGGATCAGGTCACACGCCGACCTACCGCTCAAGATATTCCAGATCGTGAACACCTTCCGGTACGAGACGAAGCACACCCGACCGCTGATCCGGATGCGGGAGATCACCACGTTCAAGGAAGCCCACACAGCCCACGCGACCGAGGAGGAGGCGGAGGAGCAAGTCAAGGAGGCGGTGGAGATCTACTCGTCGTTCTTCGACGAGCTCGGGATCCCGTACATCGCGTCGGTGCGACCGGAGTGGGACAAGTTCCCGGGCGCCGAGTACACGGTGGCCTTCGACACGCTGATGCCGGACGGTCGGACGCTGCAGATCGGTACCGTCCACATGCTCGGCCAGAACTTCGCGAGAACGTTCGAGGTCACCTACGAGACGGAGGAGGGTGACCAGGAGTACGTGTACATGACCTGCTACGGTATATCGGACCGAGTGGTGGCCTCGATGATAGCCATACACGGGGACGAGCGCGGCCTGGTGCTACCGCCGGACGTGGCTCCGTACCAGGTTGTGATGGTCCCCATACTGAAGAAGGGAGTCCGGCGGAAGATCCTGGAACGTGCCGCGGAGGTCGAGGAGATGCTGCGGGAGGAGGGAGTCCGGGTCAAGGTGGACGACCGCGACATGAGCCCGGGACGCAAGTTCCATTACTGGGAGCTGAAGGGTGTCCCGCTGCGTATCGAGCTCGGAGCCCGGGAACTCGAGGAGGGTACCGCGGTAGTCTTCCGGAGGGACGAGCTCGAGCGCGAGACGTACGCGTTCGAAGAACTGCCCGACGTCGTCCCTGAGCTGCTGGAAGACATCGCGATGGAGCTGCGGAAGCGAGCCCGCGAGAAGTTCGAAAAGGGTATATTCCGAACGGACTCCCCGGAGGAAGCACGAAGACTGGTTGGTGAGGGGATCGTCGAGACCGGTTGGTGCGGTTCCGAGCGCTGCGGTGTACGTATGGAGGAGGAGTTTGGTGGAGACGTTCTCGGTACGCCGTACCCCGAAGAAGACACCGAATTCGAAAGGTGTCCGATCTGTGGTGAAACAGCCGAGTACACCGTCCGTATCGCGAAAACGTACTGA